The genomic interval CTATTTAATTATGCAGAATTTGTATCTTTACAAGGAGTCTCTTATGCGTAATCTTTTGCATCTAAACGGGGGGGGGGCACATAATCGTTCCAAAACAATAAGGATTCTTAAAAGAAAAGGTTTAAGGTTTGCTCTTGCATATAATGCAAGAAAGAAAAAAAGAGTATTTAAGCAAACATCTTTTTATCAACATTTCTTTCAAAAACTAGAGATGTTCTATATTATCTTTGTATCTCATATGCCTCATAAGTTTCATATTTATAATATTCTAAAAAGATTTCATATTTTAACAACTCATACTCCAACTTTAGTCTTTATCTCTCAACATTATGAGGAGATTATTTCTTGGATAGAATCTAAAGAGTTTAAAGAACAATATATAGATAAAAATCACCCTTATCCTCCTTTACTTAATCCAGAGAGATTAAACGTAAGAGTGCAATCTTGTCATTATAATAAGGAAAATAATAAAGAATTCCAATGCAAAGAATCTCAAGGGAATGAAAGTATGGTATCTAAAAATATAAAGCCTTATGATAACCTAAGTTATCAAAACATTTCACCAGAGATTGCTTGGGATTTGAATTTGCCATTGCCTCCATATTATCAGTTTGTGTATTGGGGGAGTCACGGGAGTGGCAGTTCAGGCTTGACAACCTTTTTAGAATATTGTGGAGTAAATCAATGTCCGTGGAAAGGTGTATATGGTGGTAATGGTAAAGAATCTTACCTTTGGTATTTTCATCAATTTACAAAAAACTTTAAAGATTCTACTTTTATTTACCTGCCTATTAGAGAATTTGTAAAAAGTGCAAGTAAATTCTATGCTTTAATCCCCTATAGCAAAGCATTGCTTACAGCTAGAGACCCTATAAGCAATCTCAAATCTTTTGTGCAACTTATTATCCCAAAAGAGGGTTGGGATACAAGAGCGAGCAATCCTATAACAATTACCCTACAATCAAATCCCAATGAAGTATGTCAAAATCTTGTAGGATATTGGAGTATGGATTCAAAAAGCAATTTGCATATAGGAGACGCTCCTTCTTTTGAAACAATATCTTATTTTATTGATACTGAACAATATGCAGGCGCTTTCCACGATACACAGCTTAAAAATGCTTTAATCAATCTCAAAGATTCTGTCATTATAGATATGTCTGAAATTGTAGGAGAAAAAACATTTGATACGATAAAAAGATTATCTAAAGAGTTAGGATTCCCTGCACCAATAGAGGAAGAAAAGGAGAAATTTGCAACACAAAGAGCCATAGAATATCTAAATTTTTTGCCAATTACGCTTCAAATTGAGACATTACAAAGAAACATTTGCCTTTGCATTCAAGACAATGCTTACAAAACAAATTACCTTAATATTACACCCTTGCTTTTTAATAAACAAGATTGCTTTTATGAAAGAATTATTATCTGCACAACAAAAGAAGATTGGGATATTTTAAAAAAACAAGATATAAAAATGCTAGAGGAAGTCAAAGCTTATTTATTACGCCTCATTTCAAGACTACAGCAACAAAAAGAAATAGAAAATAAAAAGAAGCTTAGTGAATCCCAAGTGTTGGAATATTTGAGAGAACATACATACTTAAGAATAAAGTTTAAACAAATCTTAGATGAACATTTGGCTTATATTAAACAAGAACGCCCCGACATCGTTGCTTCGTGGAAATATTATCAAGAGTTTGAAAGAATGTGTGGGGAAATGGTGTCAAAGGGGGGACTTGAACCCCCGACCTCCGGCTTATGAGACCAGCGCTCTAAACCAGCTGAGCTACTTTGACCTCTAAACATAGAAAACAAAAGTGCCCATTCTAAGCAAAAAGGAATAAAAAGTCAAGTAACTACATATTCAGTTCAGCTGATTTTGGACATTTTGTTGAATACTTAAAACTTTCTCATAAGCATTTTTATAACGCTGAATAAAATCTTGCACCATAGAATGCTCTACTCCAAAAGCTTTTTGAGCATTAATTTTATGTATATCAGGCGTAGATTCGCTGTGCTTATCTTCTTTGCCTTGATAAAATGCCGTAAAACGATATAAGCTCTGAGCAAGGAGCATTTTTTCAGTCTCGCTCATACCTTCTGTCGCCCATAAAAAAGCTCTATATTCCTCATCACTCATTAATTCAATCACCTTAAGCCCATAAGTGATACGATTTTTATTGCCCTCAATATCCTTGAGTTTAGGTGTTTGTATATCCTGCGCCTCTTTTGTTTCATTTATATTTGAAGCATTTTGTATCTGTGGAGAATCTTCTGTATCTGTGGAATTAATTTGTGGTGGCTCTTCTTGAGTGTTTGTCATATCTGCTTGATTAAAATTTGCTTGGAATTTCACAGAATCATTTTTTATATTATTTCGCGTGGAGTTTGCTTGCATTGCTCCATAATGATTTTGTATCTGATTATTTACTTGCAATCCCTGCTCCTAAGGCTATTTTTGAGTTAAATATGACGTATTTATCAAACCAAAGAGAGCAAAAATCGCTCCACAATTTTACTTCTATGAATTTATATTTTTAGGATAGAATCTACTTCACTTGATTCTAAAATATTTTGGGAGACGCTATGGATTTCACGCACACACAAGCCCTTGATGAAGAATTTGTGCTTCATACTTACGCACGCGCAAATGTAGCTTTTGTGCGTGGAGAGAATGCACGAATCTTTGACACACAGGGCAATGACTACATTGATTTTGGTGCTGGTATCGGTGTGTGCAGTGTGGGACACGCTAATGCAAAACTCGCCCAAACAATTTATAAACAAGCACAAACCTTGCTCCATACTTCTAATCTCTACTACATACAGCCTCAAGCTAGACTTGCTCAAGAAATTATTACCCTTTATCGCTACAATACACCATATACTGCACCTATGCGCGCTTTTTTTTGTAATTCTGGAGCAGAAGCAAATGAATGTGCTATTAAAATAGCGCGTAAATAT from Helicobacter hepaticus ATCC 51449 carries:
- a CDS encoding DUF2972 domain-containing protein codes for the protein MSEIVGEKTFDTIKRLSKELGFPAPIEEEKEKFATQRAIEYLNFLPITLQIETLQRNICLCIQDNAYKTNYLNITPLLFNKQDCFYERIIICTTKEDWDILKKQDIKMLEEVKAYLLRLISRLQQQKEIENKKKLSESQVLEYLREHTYLRIKFKQILDEHLAYIKQERPDIVASWKYYQEFERMCGEMVSKGGLEPPTSGL